The proteins below come from a single Salinilacihabitans rarus genomic window:
- a CDS encoding calcium-binding protein — protein MTDETYDNGPSGDSRRSFMKKGALAASAVAFGAGATAGTAAAQDDGDVLAFSYDYFPGADFEVLAVMEQSTTNSVLRVDDEEVDEIDDPSDWDGHVIRYDMGGDTAGVTTFLFSEDGLSEGDSGTLGEDARMFSDDLNLLEVSLDGNGGNGGDDEDEEDDEEMEEDDEEMDDNETEGNETA, from the coding sequence ATGACAGACGAAACCTACGACAACGGACCATCGGGCGACTCGCGACGCTCGTTCATGAAGAAGGGCGCGCTCGCCGCGAGTGCCGTCGCCTTCGGTGCGGGGGCGACGGCCGGCACGGCCGCCGCCCAGGACGACGGCGACGTGCTGGCGTTCTCGTACGACTACTTCCCGGGCGCGGACTTCGAAGTCCTCGCCGTGATGGAACAGAGTACGACGAACAGCGTGCTGCGCGTCGACGACGAGGAAGTGGACGAGATCGACGACCCCTCCGACTGGGACGGCCACGTCATCCGCTACGACATGGGCGGCGACACCGCCGGCGTCACGACGTTCCTCTTCAGCGAGGACGGCCTCAGCGAGGGCGACAGCGGGACCCTCGGCGAGGACGCCCGGATGTTCAGCGACGACCTGAACCTCCTCGAGGTGTCGCTCGACGGTAACGGCGGCAACGGCGGCGACGACGAGGACGAGGAGGACGACGAGGAGATGGAAGAGGACGACGAGGAGATGGACGACAACGAGACCGAGGGCAACGAGACCGCGTAA
- a CDS encoding thioredoxin domain-containing protein — translation MDSPTRRNRLDEEESPYLRQHADNPVNWQPWDETALEAARERDVPIFLSIGYSACHWCHVMEEESFADEDVAEVLNEHFVPIKVDREERPDVDSVYMTVCQLVTGSGGWPLSAWLTPEGKPFYVGTYFPKEAKRGQPGFLDLCSRIAASWSDPDDREEMANRADQWTRAAKDRLEETPDSVRASEPPSSDVLESAADAALRSADREYGGFGSGGPKFPQPARLLVLCRAFDRTGRDAYLDVVRETLDAMAAGGLYDHVGGGFHRYCVDRDWTVPHFEKMLYDNAELPRAYLAGYQLTGDDRYAEVVRDALAFVERELTHEEGGFFSTLDAQSEDPGTGEREEGAFYVWTPAAVDAVLEDALDADLVRARFGITESGNFEGETVPNVDASIPDLAAEFDLDEADVERRLEDARERLFEAREDRPRPNRDEKVLAGWNGLTIAAFAEAALVLGEDAYAETAVDALEFVRERLWDAESGRLFRRYKDGDVAVDGYLEDYAFLARGALGCYEATGEVDHLGFALDLARGIESEFWDADRGTLYFTPASGESLVTRPQELGDQSTPASAGVAVEVLLALDGVADEDFEGIAEAVLETHANRLEASPLEHGTLCLAADRLESGALEVTVAAETVPDDWREAFATRYVPDRLLARRPPTDEELADWLDALGLDEAPPIWAGREARDGEPTLYVCRGRTCSPPTHDAAAAIEWLGGEGGEDVPF, via the coding sequence ATGGATTCTCCCACGCGGCGCAACCGACTCGACGAGGAGGAGAGCCCCTACCTGCGCCAGCACGCGGACAACCCGGTGAACTGGCAACCCTGGGACGAGACCGCCCTCGAAGCGGCCCGCGAGCGCGACGTCCCCATCTTCCTCTCGATCGGCTACTCGGCGTGTCACTGGTGTCACGTCATGGAGGAGGAGAGTTTCGCCGACGAGGACGTCGCCGAGGTGCTAAACGAGCACTTCGTCCCGATCAAGGTCGACCGGGAGGAGCGACCGGACGTCGACAGCGTCTACATGACCGTCTGCCAACTCGTCACGGGCAGCGGCGGCTGGCCGCTGTCGGCGTGGCTCACCCCCGAGGGGAAGCCGTTCTACGTCGGCACCTACTTCCCGAAGGAGGCAAAGCGGGGCCAGCCGGGCTTTCTCGACCTCTGTAGTCGAATCGCGGCGTCGTGGTCGGACCCGGACGACCGCGAGGAGATGGCGAACCGCGCCGACCAGTGGACCCGGGCCGCGAAGGATCGGCTGGAGGAGACGCCGGACTCGGTGCGCGCGAGCGAGCCCCCCTCCAGCGACGTGCTGGAGTCGGCCGCCGACGCCGCCCTCCGGAGCGCCGACCGGGAGTACGGCGGCTTCGGGAGCGGCGGGCCGAAGTTCCCCCAGCCCGCCCGCCTGCTGGTGCTCTGTCGCGCCTTCGACCGGACGGGCCGGGACGCGTACCTCGACGTCGTCCGCGAGACGCTCGACGCGATGGCCGCCGGCGGGCTCTACGACCACGTCGGCGGCGGCTTCCACCGCTACTGCGTCGACCGCGACTGGACGGTCCCCCACTTCGAGAAGATGCTCTACGACAACGCCGAACTCCCGCGGGCGTACCTCGCGGGCTACCAGCTTACCGGGGACGACCGCTACGCCGAGGTCGTCCGCGACGCGCTGGCGTTCGTCGAGCGCGAGTTGACCCACGAGGAGGGCGGCTTCTTCAGCACGCTCGACGCCCAGAGCGAGGACCCCGGGACCGGCGAGCGCGAGGAGGGCGCCTTCTACGTCTGGACGCCGGCGGCGGTCGACGCGGTCCTCGAAGACGCCCTCGACGCCGACCTCGTCCGCGCCCGGTTCGGGATCACCGAGTCGGGGAACTTCGAGGGGGAGACGGTTCCGAACGTCGACGCCTCGATCCCCGACCTCGCCGCGGAGTTCGACCTCGACGAGGCCGACGTCGAGCGCCGCCTCGAAGACGCCCGCGAACGGCTGTTCGAGGCCCGCGAGGATCGTCCCCGGCCGAACCGCGACGAGAAGGTACTCGCGGGGTGGAACGGGCTGACGATCGCCGCCTTCGCCGAGGCCGCGCTGGTGCTGGGCGAGGACGCCTACGCCGAGACGGCCGTCGACGCCCTCGAGTTCGTCCGCGAGCGGCTGTGGGACGCCGAATCGGGGCGGCTCTTCCGGCGGTACAAGGACGGGGACGTCGCCGTCGACGGCTACCTCGAGGACTACGCCTTCCTCGCCCGCGGGGCGCTGGGCTGTTACGAGGCGACGGGCGAGGTCGACCACCTCGGGTTCGCCCTCGACCTCGCCCGGGGCATCGAGTCCGAGTTCTGGGACGCCGACCGGGGGACCCTCTACTTCACGCCCGCCAGCGGCGAGTCCCTCGTCACCCGGCCCCAGGAACTCGGCGACCAGTCGACGCCAGCCTCGGCGGGCGTCGCCGTCGAGGTCCTGCTCGCACTCGACGGCGTCGCCGACGAGGACTTCGAGGGGATCGCCGAGGCCGTCCTCGAAACGCACGCGAACCGCCTCGAAGCGAGCCCCCTCGAACACGGCACGCTCTGTCTGGCCGCGGACCGCCTCGAGTCGGGGGCGCTCGAAGTGACGGTCGCCGCCGAGACGGTGCCCGACGACTGGCGCGAGGCGTTCGCCACGCGGTACGTCCCCGACAGGCTGCTCGCCCGGCGGCCGCCGACCGACGAGGAACTCGCGGACTGGCTCGACGCGCTCGGCCTCGACGAGGCGCCGCCGATCTGGGCCGGCCGGGAGGCCCGCGACGGCGAACCGACGCTGTACGTCTGTCGCGGCCGGACGTGCTCGCCGCCGACCCACGACGCGGCCGCGGCGATCGAGTGGCTCGGCGGGGAGGGCGGCGAGGACGTTCCGTTCTAG
- a CDS encoding calcium-binding protein — protein sequence MTDETYDNEPVDDSKGSLAKKGAVAGAAGLAALGASGSAAAQDGDEVLVFSSNYFPGADFEIIAELDRTTTDNVLVVDDEEVDEISDPTDWNGYVLRYDMNDSAGVTTFLFTEESLDEGDTGSLGEDTQMFSADLNLLSSDLD from the coding sequence ATGACAGACGAAACCTACGACAACGAACCGGTCGACGACTCGAAGGGTTCGCTCGCGAAGAAAGGCGCCGTCGCCGGCGCCGCCGGCCTCGCGGCGCTCGGAGCGAGCGGCTCGGCCGCCGCGCAGGACGGCGACGAGGTGCTGGTGTTCTCGAGCAACTATTTCCCGGGCGCGGACTTCGAGATCATCGCCGAGTTGGATCGGACGACGACGGACAACGTGCTGGTCGTCGACGACGAGGAAGTCGACGAGATCTCCGACCCCACCGACTGGAACGGGTACGTCCTCCGCTACGACATGAACGACTCGGCGGGCGTCACGACGTTCCTCTTCACGGAGGAGAGCCTGGACGAGGGGGACACCGGGTCGCTCGGCGAGGACACCCAGATGTTCAGCGCCGACCTGAACCTGCTCAGCAGCGACCTCGACTGA
- a CDS encoding PLP-dependent cysteine synthase family protein, which translates to MKGSILDTIGSPLVQVDSPDGATVAAKVESFNPGGSAKDRPAQAMVRAAEREGVLEPGDRIVEPTSGNTGIGLALVCAARDYDLTIVMPASKSEERRRIMRAYGADLELVDGDMETARARADELEAEGAVQLGQFENPANPEAHYRTTGEEIVEQVGDREVDAFVAGVGTGGTLSGVGRRLREEFPDVEIVAVEPARNAVLSTGEAGEDGFQGMGPGFVSENLDVDLIDSVETVRLEDAEAECRRLAREEGVLVGQSSGATSIVARRVAERIADPDRECPAVPDAFEAAPPAESDGGEVDDCPLVVTVFWDSGERYLSTGLFD; encoded by the coding sequence ATGAAGGGAAGTATCCTGGACACCATCGGGTCCCCGCTCGTCCAGGTGGACTCGCCGGACGGTGCGACCGTCGCCGCCAAGGTCGAGTCGTTCAACCCCGGCGGGTCGGCCAAGGACCGGCCGGCGCAGGCGATGGTCCGCGCGGCCGAGCGCGAGGGGGTGCTCGAACCCGGCGACCGGATCGTCGAACCGACCAGCGGCAACACCGGGATCGGCCTCGCGCTCGTCTGTGCCGCCCGGGACTACGACCTCACGATCGTGATGCCAGCCTCGAAGTCCGAGGAGCGACGGCGCATCATGCGCGCCTACGGCGCCGACCTCGAACTCGTCGACGGCGACATGGAGACCGCCCGCGCCCGCGCCGACGAACTCGAGGCCGAGGGCGCGGTCCAGCTCGGCCAGTTCGAGAACCCCGCAAACCCCGAGGCCCACTACCGGACGACCGGCGAGGAGATCGTCGAACAGGTCGGCGACCGCGAGGTCGACGCCTTCGTCGCCGGCGTCGGCACCGGCGGGACGCTCTCGGGGGTCGGCCGCCGCCTGCGCGAGGAGTTCCCCGACGTGGAGATCGTCGCCGTCGAACCGGCGCGCAACGCCGTCCTCTCGACCGGCGAGGCCGGCGAGGACGGCTTCCAGGGAATGGGGCCCGGCTTCGTCAGCGAGAACCTCGACGTCGACCTGATCGACTCGGTCGAGACGGTGCGACTGGAGGACGCCGAGGCGGAGTGTCGCCGCCTCGCCCGCGAGGAGGGCGTCCTCGTCGGCCAGTCCAGCGGCGCGACGAGCATCGTCGCCCGGCGGGTCGCCGAGCGCATCGCCGACCCCGACCGCGAGTGTCCGGCGGTTCCCGACGCGTTCGAGGCGGCCCCGCCCGCGGAGTCCGACGGCGGCGAGGTCGACGACTGCCCGCTGGTCGTCACCGTCTTCTGGGACAGCGGCGAGCGCTACCTCTCGACCGGGCTGTTCGACTAA
- a CDS encoding TlpA family protein disulfide reductase gives MTLETMRPNPTWDGAAYEETVDALAARREDLRYLVWGGDWCKDCRALLPDFGAALEAAGVPDDRIEEFAVDRDKQGPGVDEYGVEYIPTIVVEDDDGTEVARFVESEDRPPAVYLAEEIESALGTA, from the coding sequence ATGACGCTCGAAACCATGCGCCCGAACCCGACGTGGGACGGCGCGGCCTACGAGGAGACCGTCGACGCGCTCGCCGCCCGCCGCGAGGACCTCCGGTACCTCGTCTGGGGCGGCGACTGGTGCAAGGACTGCCGCGCGTTGCTCCCCGACTTCGGCGCCGCGCTCGAAGCCGCCGGCGTCCCCGACGACCGGATCGAGGAGTTCGCGGTCGATCGGGACAAGCAGGGCCCCGGGGTCGACGAGTACGGCGTCGAGTACATCCCGACGATCGTCGTCGAGGACGACGACGGAACCGAGGTCGCCCGCTTCGTCGAGAGCGAGGACCGCCCGCCGGCGGTCTACCTCGCCGAGGAGATCGAGTCGGCGCTCGGGACGGCCTGA
- a CDS encoding calcium-binding protein gives MTGTDRTDETRRRTLGAAGGLAAGALATGTAAARTRQDTEGRVLVFSGNYFPSADFEVIGELQVSAAIDILRVDGEEVSEISDPTDWTTYIIRYDMNGEDVAGVTTFLFSEDVDLDEGDTATLSSDSSMYSPDLNLLETELGDDADVGDDEDEDDEDEDDFAADDEDDDFDADNETDDGVSDVEHVAEAAPCDDGEQYDWCQ, from the coding sequence ATGACAGGAACTGACCGAACGGACGAAACGAGACGACGAACGCTCGGCGCGGCCGGCGGCCTCGCCGCCGGCGCACTCGCGACGGGAACCGCGGCCGCGCGGACCCGGCAGGACACCGAAGGGCGGGTACTGGTCTTCTCGGGCAACTACTTCCCGAGCGCCGACTTCGAGGTCATCGGCGAACTCCAGGTGTCGGCGGCGATCGACATTCTGCGGGTCGACGGCGAGGAGGTGTCCGAAATCTCCGACCCCACCGACTGGACCACGTACATCATCCGCTACGACATGAACGGGGAGGACGTCGCGGGCGTCACGACGTTCCTCTTCAGCGAGGACGTCGACCTCGACGAGGGCGACACGGCGACGCTCTCGTCCGATTCGTCGATGTACAGCCCCGATCTGAACCTCCTCGAGACCGAACTCGGCGACGACGCCGACGTCGGCGACGACGAGGACGAAGACGACGAGGACGAAGACGACTTCGCCGCGGACGACGAGGACGACGACTTCGACGCCGACAACGAGACGGACGACGGGGTGAGCGACGTCGAGCACGTCGCCGAGGCCGCTCCCTGCGACGACGGCGAGCAGTACGACTGGTGCCAGTAG